The following proteins are co-located in the Pseudomonas synxantha genome:
- the tkt gene encoding transketolase has protein sequence MPSRRERANAIRALSMDAVQKANSGHPGAPMGMADIAEVLWRDYLKHNPSNPSFADRDRFVLSNGHGSMLIYSLLHLTGYDVTIDDLKSFRQLHSRTPGHPEFGYTPGVETTTGPLGQGLANAVGFALAEKVLGAQFNRPGHDIVDHHTYVFLGDGCMMEGISHEVASLAGTLGLGKLIAFYDDNGISIDGEVEGWFTDDTPKRFEAYNWQVIRNVDGHDPEEIKIAIDTARKSAQPTLICCKTTIGFGSPNKQGKEDCHGAPLGDAEIALTREALKWNHGPFEIPADIYAEWDAKEKGLATEAEWDQRFAAYSAEFPELANELVRRLAGDLPADFSAKASAYIAEVAAKGETIASRKASQNTLNAFGPLLPEILGGSADLAGSNLTLWKGCKGVSAEDASGNYMYYGVREFGMSAIMNGVSLHGGLVPYGATFLMFMEYARNAVRMAALMKKRVIHVYTHDSIGLGEDGPTHQPVEQLTSLRTTPNLDCWRPADAVESAVAWKHAIERKDGPSALIFSRQNLQHQVRTDAQIADISRGGYVLKDCIGEPELILISTGSEVGLTVQAYDKLTAQGRNVRVVSMPCTSVFEAQDAGYKQSVLPLQVSARIAIEAAHADYWYKYVGLEGRVIGMTTYGESAPAPALFEEFGFTLENILGQAEELLED, from the coding sequence ATGCCCAGCCGTCGTGAGCGTGCCAACGCCATTCGTGCCCTCAGCATGGATGCCGTGCAAAAAGCCAACAGCGGCCATCCCGGTGCCCCGATGGGCATGGCGGATATCGCCGAGGTACTTTGGCGTGACTACCTGAAACACAACCCGAGCAACCCGTCGTTCGCCGACCGTGACCGCTTCGTGCTGTCCAACGGCCACGGCTCGATGCTGATCTACTCGCTGCTGCACCTGACTGGCTACGACGTCACCATCGACGACCTCAAGAGCTTCCGCCAGCTGCACAGCCGCACCCCGGGCCACCCGGAATTCGGCTACACCCCAGGCGTTGAGACCACCACCGGTCCCCTGGGCCAAGGCCTGGCCAACGCCGTAGGCTTTGCGCTGGCGGAAAAAGTCCTGGGCGCGCAGTTCAACCGCCCTGGCCACGACATCGTCGACCACCACACCTACGTGTTCCTGGGTGATGGCTGCATGATGGAAGGCATTTCCCATGAAGTCGCGTCCCTGGCTGGCACTCTCGGCCTGGGCAAGCTGATCGCCTTCTACGATGACAACGGCATCTCCATCGACGGTGAAGTCGAAGGCTGGTTCACCGACGACACCCCCAAGCGTTTCGAAGCCTACAACTGGCAGGTGATTCGCAACGTCGACGGCCACGATCCTGAAGAAATCAAGATCGCCATCGACACCGCGCGCAAGAGCGCACAGCCGACCCTGATCTGCTGCAAGACCACTATCGGCTTCGGCTCGCCGAACAAGCAAGGTAAAGAAGACTGCCACGGCGCCCCACTGGGTGACGCGGAAATCGCCCTGACCCGCGAAGCGCTGAAGTGGAACCACGGCCCGTTTGAAATCCCGGCCGACATCTACGCCGAATGGGATGCCAAGGAAAAAGGCCTGGCCACCGAAGCCGAATGGGACCAGCGTTTCGCTGCCTACTCCGCCGAATTCCCGGAACTGGCCAACGAGCTGGTACGCCGTCTGGCCGGTGACCTGCCTGCCGACTTCTCGGCAAAAGCCTCGGCCTACATCGCCGAAGTCGCGGCCAAGGGCGAGACCATCGCCAGCCGTAAAGCCAGCCAGAACACCCTGAACGCGTTTGGCCCGCTGCTGCCTGAGATTCTCGGCGGCTCGGCCGACCTGGCCGGTTCCAACCTGACCCTGTGGAAAGGCTGCAAAGGTGTCTCGGCAGAAGATGCCAGCGGCAACTACATGTACTACGGCGTGCGCGAGTTCGGCATGAGCGCCATCATGAACGGCGTGTCCCTGCACGGCGGCTTGGTGCCATACGGCGCGACCTTCCTGATGTTCATGGAATACGCCCGTAACGCCGTGCGCATGGCCGCACTGATGAAGAAGCGCGTGATCCATGTGTACACCCACGACTCCATCGGCCTGGGCGAAGATGGCCCGACGCACCAGCCGGTCGAGCAACTGACCAGCCTGCGTACCACGCCGAACCTGGATTGCTGGCGCCCAGCCGACGCGGTTGAATCGGCCGTGGCCTGGAAGCACGCCATCGAGCGCAAGGACGGCCCTTCGGCGCTGATCTTCTCGCGCCAGAACCTGCAACACCAGGTACGTACCGACGCGCAGATCGCCGACATCAGCCGTGGTGGTTATGTGCTCAAGGACTGCATCGGCGAGCCGGAGCTGATCCTGATCTCCACCGGTTCGGAAGTGGGCCTGACCGTCCAGGCCTACGACAAGCTGACCGCCCAGGGCCGCAATGTACGCGTCGTGTCCATGCCGTGCACCAGCGTGTTCGAAGCCCAGGACGCCGGCTACAAGCAGTCGGTGTTGCCTTTGCAGGTCAGCGCGCGTATCGCCATCGAAGCGGCCCACGCCGACTACTGGTA